One window of Quercus robur chromosome 5, dhQueRobu3.1, whole genome shotgun sequence genomic DNA carries:
- the LOC126724714 gene encoding probable F-box protein At4g22030, with protein sequence MVSSQAGSSQSKPFKFNIFPYMTQCYSSVSNTINKTQYASQSSFKTFSFYNTNTQDPKIFFLQHKYTITKEKKKPLNQMASALLLPSASSSSCCSRKIHATIQVPKLPKLSFSVPKIPKRNLGEELNIRDGFINTTPVEKFNVIDDRSHSSSSNVTTQLYAILEAVSDRVEMHANIGEQRDNWNTLLLNSINMIILTAATMAGVAVTGGIGMPLLALKLSSTLLYSAATGMLLIMNKIQPSQLAEEQRNATRLFKQLQSQIQTMLAIGTPTQEDVKEVMEKVLALDKAYPLPLLGAMLEKFPAKFEPAVWWPKNQVLQKKNFSHEGKQCNNGWSEELEMEMREIIKVVERKDIEDYVRLGNLALKINKTLAISGPLLTGIAAFGSAFIGNGSWAPIVAVAAGALASTVNAFEHGAQVGMVIEMYRNCGGFFRLLQESIEATLEEKDLEKRENGELFQMKVAMKLGRSLSQLRELATKSASSRVDEFASKLF encoded by the coding sequence ATGGTCAGCTCACAGGCTGGGTCAAGCCAGTCAAAACCATTCAAATTCAACATTTTCCCGTATATGACCCAGTGTTATAGTTCTGTTTCCAACACTATAAATAAGACCCAATATGCCTCTCAATCTTCATTCAAAACCTTTTCTTTCTACAACACAAATACACAAGATCCAAAAATATTCTTTCTGCAACACAAATACACAATtaccaaagagaaaaaaaaacctctcaaTCAAATGGCTTCAGCTCTCCTTTTACCTTCTGCATCTTCGTCTTCTTGTTGTTCAAGGAAAATCCATGCTACTATTCAAGTCCCAAAACTTCCAAAACTCTCTTTCTCAGTTCCAAAAATACCAAAGAGAAATCTAGGTGAGGAACTGAATATAAGAGACGGGTTCATAAACACAACCCCAGTTGAAAAGTTCAATGTCATCGATGATAGATCACACAGCTCTAGTTCTAATGTTACCACTCAACTCTATGCCATCTTAGAGGCCGTATCTGATAGAGTAGAGATGCACGCCAACATTGGAGAGCAACGTGACAACTGGAACACCCTTCTTCTAAACTCCATCAACATGATAATTCTCACAGCTGCAACCATGGCTGGTGTTGCTGTAACTGGTGGCATTGGAATGCCTCTTTTGGCTTTGAAATTATCGTCTACTCTTTTGTATTCCGCAGCCACGGGAATGTTGCTTATAATGAACAAAATTCAACCTTCACAACTTGCCGAGGAGCAACGCAATGCTACAAGATTGTTCAAGCAGTTACAAAGCCAAATCCAAACCATGCTCGCCATTGGAACTCCAACACAAGAAGATGTGAAGGAGGTGATGGAAAAGGTTTTGGCTCTTGACAAAGCGTACCCACTTCCCTTACTTGGTGCAATGCTTGAAAAATTCCCAGCAAAGTTTGAGCCAGCTGTTTGGTGGCCTAAAAATCAAGtactacaaaagaaaaacttttccCATGAAGGAAAACAATGTAACAATGGATGGAGTGAGGAACTTGAAATGGAAATGCGAGAGATCATTAAGGTGGTGGAGAGAAAAGACATAGAGGACTATGTAAGACTGGGCAACTTGGCGTTGAAAATCAACAAGACTTTAGCTATCTCAGGTCCATTACTCACGGGCATAGCAGCCTTTGGCTCAGCTTTTATTGGTAATGGATCATGGGCACCAATAGTAGCAGTGGCTGCTGGGGCTTTAGCTAGCACAGTTAATGCTTTTGAGCATGGTGCACAAGTTGGGATGGTGATTGAGATGTACAGAAACTGTGGTGGCTTTTTCCGGCTATTGCAAGAATCAATTGAAGCCACACTAGAGGAAAAAGATttggagaaaagagaaaatgggGAACTGTTTCAAATGAAGGTGGCTATGAAACTTGGAAGAAGCTTATCACAACTCAGAGAACTTGCTACAAAGTCAGCTTCTTCCCGTGTAGACGAATTTGCAAGCAAGCTTTTCTAG